From one Dama dama isolate Ldn47 chromosome 4, ASM3311817v1, whole genome shotgun sequence genomic stretch:
- the LOC133052195 gene encoding killer cell immunoglobulin-like receptor 2DL4 isoform X2: MCPTLLSLLSLGEFEKPSLSAWPSPVVPLGQTVTLQCYFRSPLKRFRLFKADGTSLSELRGNHFNNFTLGPVTREHAGSYTCSGFSRFLLLLPRQSDPLHIVVTGVFKKPAISAHPGPLVQEGRNVTLRCQSQLLFDKFILHQENSTGHFQTRGETFTGGHSPADFFIGPMTLARVGTYRCYGSLSRSPYEWSAPSDPVDIVITESTASTCPSTMKPHTTEEAKLPQGYSSQLHLLLRLSVAFIYTSIFLAVLVCHWFPKKCCHHGRRAPGRQNSERQGRCLKSPIITENSSGHSTPDH; the protein is encoded by the exons aTGTGCCCCACACTCCTCAGCCTCCTGAGTCTCG GTGAATTTGAGAAGCCCTCTTTGTCAGCCTGGCCAAGCCCCGTGGTTCCCTTAGGACAGACTGTGACTCTCCAGTGTTACTTCCGTTCTCCACTTAAGAGATTCAGACTGTTCAAAGCAGATGGGACCAGTTTGTCTGAGCTCCGGGGAAATCATTTCAACAACTTCACCCTTGGCCCGGTGACCAGAGAACATGCTGGGTCCTACACATGTTCTGGATTCTCCAGGTTTCTCCTTCTGTTGCCCAGACAGAGTGACCCCCTGCACATTGTCGTCACAG GTGTGTTCAAAAAACCCGCCATCTCAGCCCACCCAGGCCCCCTCGTGCAGGAGGGAAGGAATGTGACCCTTCGCTGTCAATCACAGCTGTTGTTTGACAAGTTTATCCTGCACCAGGAAAACAGCACAGGGCATTTCCAGACACGTGGAGAGACGTTCACGGGCGGGCATTCCCCAGCTGACTTCTTCATTGGCCCCATGACTTTGGCGAGAGTGGGCACCTACAGATGCTACGGCTCTCTCAGCCGCTCCCCCTATGAGTGGTCAGCCCCCAGCGACCCCGTGGACATCGTCATCACAG AATCCACTGCAAGTACTTGCCCATCAACCATGAAGCCACACACCACAGAAG AAGCAAAGCTTCCTCAAGGCTACTCCAGCCAGCTGCACCTTCTCCTTAGGCTATCCGTAGCCTTCATCTATACCAGCATCTTCCTTGCTGTTCTTGTCTGTCACTGGTTTCCCAAAAA ATGTTGCCATCATGGAAGGAGAGCCCCAGGAAGACAGAACAGTGAGCGGCAAG GCAGATGTTTAAAAAGTCCCATCATCACCGAGAATTCTTCTGGACATTCCACTCCAGACCACTGA
- the LOC133052195 gene encoding putative killer cell immunoglobulin-like receptor-like protein KIR3DX1 isoform X1 — protein sequence MCPTLLSLLSLGFCVSLRIWAAVGEFEKPSLSAWPSPVVPLGQTVTLQCYFRSPLKRFRLFKADGTSLSELRGNHFNNFTLGPVTREHAGSYTCSGFSRFLLLLPRQSDPLHIVVTGVFKKPAISAHPGPLVQEGRNVTLRCQSQLLFDKFILHQENSTGHFQTRGETFTGGHSPADFFIGPMTLARVGTYRCYGSLSRSPYEWSAPSDPVDIVITESTASTCPSTMKPHTTEEAKLPQGYSSQLHLLLRLSVAFIYTSIFLAVLVCHWFPKKCCHHGRRAPGRQNSERQGRCLKSPIITENSSGHSTPDH from the exons aTGTGCCCCACACTCCTCAGCCTCCTGAGTCTCG GATTCTGTGTGAGTCTGAGGATCTGGGCAGCTGTGG GTGAATTTGAGAAGCCCTCTTTGTCAGCCTGGCCAAGCCCCGTGGTTCCCTTAGGACAGACTGTGACTCTCCAGTGTTACTTCCGTTCTCCACTTAAGAGATTCAGACTGTTCAAAGCAGATGGGACCAGTTTGTCTGAGCTCCGGGGAAATCATTTCAACAACTTCACCCTTGGCCCGGTGACCAGAGAACATGCTGGGTCCTACACATGTTCTGGATTCTCCAGGTTTCTCCTTCTGTTGCCCAGACAGAGTGACCCCCTGCACATTGTCGTCACAG GTGTGTTCAAAAAACCCGCCATCTCAGCCCACCCAGGCCCCCTCGTGCAGGAGGGAAGGAATGTGACCCTTCGCTGTCAATCACAGCTGTTGTTTGACAAGTTTATCCTGCACCAGGAAAACAGCACAGGGCATTTCCAGACACGTGGAGAGACGTTCACGGGCGGGCATTCCCCAGCTGACTTCTTCATTGGCCCCATGACTTTGGCGAGAGTGGGCACCTACAGATGCTACGGCTCTCTCAGCCGCTCCCCCTATGAGTGGTCAGCCCCCAGCGACCCCGTGGACATCGTCATCACAG AATCCACTGCAAGTACTTGCCCATCAACCATGAAGCCACACACCACAGAAG AAGCAAAGCTTCCTCAAGGCTACTCCAGCCAGCTGCACCTTCTCCTTAGGCTATCCGTAGCCTTCATCTATACCAGCATCTTCCTTGCTGTTCTTGTCTGTCACTGGTTTCCCAAAAA ATGTTGCCATCATGGAAGGAGAGCCCCAGGAAGACAGAACAGTGAGCGGCAAG GCAGATGTTTAAAAAGTCCCATCATCACCGAGAATTCTTCTGGACATTCCACTCCAGACCACTGA
- the LOC133052195 gene encoding putative killer cell immunoglobulin-like receptor-like protein KIR3DX1 isoform X3 — protein MCPTLLSLLSLGFCVSLRIWAAVGEFEKPSLSAWPSPVVPLGQTVTLQCYFRSPLKRFRLFKADGTSLSELRGNHFNNFTLGPVTREHAGSYTCSGFSRFLLLLPRQSDPLHIVVTGVFKKPAISAHPGPLVQEGRNVTLRCQSQLLFDKFILHQENSTGHFQTRGETFTGGHSPADFFIGPMTLARVGTYRCYGSLSRSPYEWSAPSDPVDIVITESTASTCPSTMKPHTTEEAKLPQGYSSQLHLLLRLSVAFIYTSIFLAVLVCHWFPKNGVDRLSNLGNTHVFSWL, from the exons aTGTGCCCCACACTCCTCAGCCTCCTGAGTCTCG GATTCTGTGTGAGTCTGAGGATCTGGGCAGCTGTGG GTGAATTTGAGAAGCCCTCTTTGTCAGCCTGGCCAAGCCCCGTGGTTCCCTTAGGACAGACTGTGACTCTCCAGTGTTACTTCCGTTCTCCACTTAAGAGATTCAGACTGTTCAAAGCAGATGGGACCAGTTTGTCTGAGCTCCGGGGAAATCATTTCAACAACTTCACCCTTGGCCCGGTGACCAGAGAACATGCTGGGTCCTACACATGTTCTGGATTCTCCAGGTTTCTCCTTCTGTTGCCCAGACAGAGTGACCCCCTGCACATTGTCGTCACAG GTGTGTTCAAAAAACCCGCCATCTCAGCCCACCCAGGCCCCCTCGTGCAGGAGGGAAGGAATGTGACCCTTCGCTGTCAATCACAGCTGTTGTTTGACAAGTTTATCCTGCACCAGGAAAACAGCACAGGGCATTTCCAGACACGTGGAGAGACGTTCACGGGCGGGCATTCCCCAGCTGACTTCTTCATTGGCCCCATGACTTTGGCGAGAGTGGGCACCTACAGATGCTACGGCTCTCTCAGCCGCTCCCCCTATGAGTGGTCAGCCCCCAGCGACCCCGTGGACATCGTCATCACAG AATCCACTGCAAGTACTTGCCCATCAACCATGAAGCCACACACCACAGAAG AAGCAAAGCTTCCTCAAGGCTACTCCAGCCAGCTGCACCTTCTCCTTAGGCTATCCGTAGCCTTCATCTATACCAGCATCTTCCTTGCTGTTCTTGTCTGTCACTGGTTTCCCAAAAA cggaGTAGACAGGCTAAGCAACCTGGGGAACACCCATGTCTTTTCCTGGCTTTGA
- the LOC133052195 gene encoding putative killer cell immunoglobulin-like receptor-like protein KIR3DX1 isoform X4 yields the protein MCPTLLSLLSLGFCVSLRIWAAVGEFEKPSLSAWPSPVVPLGQTVTLQCYFRSPLKRFRLFKADGTSLSELRGNHFNNFTLGPVTREHAGSYTCSGFSRFLLLLPRQSDPLHIVVTGVFKKPAISAHPGPLVQEGRNVTLRCQSQLLFDKFILHQENSTGHFQTRGETFTGGHSPADFFIGPMTLARVGTYRCYGSLSRSPYEWSAPSDPVDIVITESTASTCPSTMKPHTTEEAKLPQGYSSQLHLLLRLSVAFIYTSIFLAVLVCHWFPKK from the exons aTGTGCCCCACACTCCTCAGCCTCCTGAGTCTCG GATTCTGTGTGAGTCTGAGGATCTGGGCAGCTGTGG GTGAATTTGAGAAGCCCTCTTTGTCAGCCTGGCCAAGCCCCGTGGTTCCCTTAGGACAGACTGTGACTCTCCAGTGTTACTTCCGTTCTCCACTTAAGAGATTCAGACTGTTCAAAGCAGATGGGACCAGTTTGTCTGAGCTCCGGGGAAATCATTTCAACAACTTCACCCTTGGCCCGGTGACCAGAGAACATGCTGGGTCCTACACATGTTCTGGATTCTCCAGGTTTCTCCTTCTGTTGCCCAGACAGAGTGACCCCCTGCACATTGTCGTCACAG GTGTGTTCAAAAAACCCGCCATCTCAGCCCACCCAGGCCCCCTCGTGCAGGAGGGAAGGAATGTGACCCTTCGCTGTCAATCACAGCTGTTGTTTGACAAGTTTATCCTGCACCAGGAAAACAGCACAGGGCATTTCCAGACACGTGGAGAGACGTTCACGGGCGGGCATTCCCCAGCTGACTTCTTCATTGGCCCCATGACTTTGGCGAGAGTGGGCACCTACAGATGCTACGGCTCTCTCAGCCGCTCCCCCTATGAGTGGTCAGCCCCCAGCGACCCCGTGGACATCGTCATCACAG AATCCACTGCAAGTACTTGCCCATCAACCATGAAGCCACACACCACAGAAG AAGCAAAGCTTCCTCAAGGCTACTCCAGCCAGCTGCACCTTCTCCTTAGGCTATCCGTAGCCTTCATCTATACCAGCATCTTCCTTGCTGTTCTTGTCTGTCACTGGTTTCCCAAAAAGTAA